CGTTAGTTTCCTGATATCCCCTTTAAAAATATGATGAACTATATCCATGTCGCGGATATCGGCGCTGAAGTTTTTTACATCTATGTCATCAAAATTTACCTGGCGCATCAGCGTATCCACGTTCTGGTTCCTGTACCGGAAATGTAAATTGTTCAGTACGATCTTTTCAAAATCAATGGTCCAGGGTTTGCCCGGCTTTTTTACTTTGGTGGTATCAGGCGGCGAACTAAAGTAGTCGATTATGAATTTCAGGTTGCTGTTCCCGTCTTTTTGTTTTTTGAGGTATACCGACGCGTTGTCAAGTTGGATGAGGCTAAGGTCCAGACGCTTCTTTTTGATGCTGCTAAAAAGTGTGAAACCATTTATGGCAACCTCTAGTTTAGGGGTGTTGATGAGGGTGTCTTTGTTTTTATCAAGTACATAAAAGCCCTCGAGTACCACGGACGTGAATGGCTTAAAATACAGGCTGTTAATATTGACTTTGGTATGAAGACTGTCCGACAGGGATGCGGCTACTTTTCTGGCGGCCCAGGTTTGCACGGGTTTATACTGGAAAACCAGCAACACAATGCTGAACAACAGCAGTATCACCAGCACAAAACCCAGCAGTATTTTAAATAGTTTTTTAATAACTTTGTCCCCAAAAAATTAAACGCCCAAAGGTAAAATTCAAAAACGGATAATCTGTTTTACTTTTTTAACATATTAACGATTTTTTCGACTTCAAACAGGAGCCGAAGTTTATTGGGCCACAGCTTTTTGTCATACTAAATTTTAACGTGCCAGTAATACTCGGAATCGAATCATCCTGCGACGAAACATCAGCATCCATTTGTGTTGATGGGGCTATTTTAAGCAATGTCATCGCCAATCAAACAATACACGAAGCTTACGGCGGCGTGGTGCCCGAACTGGCATCGCGTGTTCATCAGCAAAATATCGTTCCAGCGGTACAGCAATCAATACTTAACGCAAAAATTAACAAAAACGATATAGATGCTGTCGCTTTCACCCGCGGCCCTGGCTTGCTTGGCTCATTGCTGGTTGGCGTTTCATTTGCCAAAGCCTTTGCGCTGGCAAAGGGCATACCCCTTATCGAGGTAAACCATATGCAGGCGCACGTGCTGGCGCATTTTATCGACGAGCCAAAACCGTCGTTTCCTTTCCTGTGCCTCACGGTTTCGGGCGGGCACACGCAGATCGTTTTGGTGAAGGATCATTTCGATATGGAGATCATAGGACAAACAACCGACGATGCCGCCGGTGAAGCATTGGATAAAACAAGTAAGATACTTGGTCTGCCATACCCCGGCGGGCCGTTGATTGACAAGAATGCCCGTCTCGGTGATCCGGATACTTACCAATTCCCCGAGCCGCAGATACCGGGGCTCGATTTTAGTTTCAGCGGCCTGAAAACAGCGATCTTGTATTTCATAAGGGACAATGTAGCCGCCAACCCGAATTTCATTGCTGAAAACATCAACGATATCTGTGCTTCGGTCGAAAAGCGAGTCGTAACAATATTGCTCAATAAGTTAAAAAAGGCCGCCCTGCAATATGGGATCAAAAATGTTGCTTTAGCCGGAGGGGTTTCGGCAAATACAGGGCTACGCCAGGGACTAAAACAATTGGGCGAAGAGATGGGGTGGAATACCTTTATTCCCCAATTTCAATATTGCACCGATAATGCCGCTATGATAGCCATAGCCGGGTATTATAAATATCTCAAAAGTGATTTCGTGGGACAGGACGTGGCCCCTTTGGCACGGATGCCGTTTTGATTGTTGAATTATTGATTTATTGAGTCTGTTAGCTGGTTAGTCAGTAATTCGATAATTCAACAAATCAATAACTATTTAATTCTGCCGTCGGCCATTTCTATCACGCGGTCGGCGCCGTTTGCAAAGTCGAGATCGTGTGTTACTGTTAATATAGTAATGCCCTTGTTGTGCGACAGATCCTTAAAAATATCGAAAACCAAACCCGTGTTCACACTATCCAGGTTGCCTGTGGGTTCGTCG
Above is a window of Mucilaginibacter ginsenosidivorans DNA encoding:
- the tsaD gene encoding tRNA (adenosine(37)-N6)-threonylcarbamoyltransferase complex transferase subunit TsaD, whose product is MPVILGIESSCDETSASICVDGAILSNVIANQTIHEAYGGVVPELASRVHQQNIVPAVQQSILNAKINKNDIDAVAFTRGPGLLGSLLVGVSFAKAFALAKGIPLIEVNHMQAHVLAHFIDEPKPSFPFLCLTVSGGHTQIVLVKDHFDMEIIGQTTDDAAGEALDKTSKILGLPYPGGPLIDKNARLGDPDTYQFPEPQIPGLDFSFSGLKTAILYFIRDNVAANPNFIAENINDICASVEKRVVTILLNKLKKAALQYGIKNVALAGGVSANTGLRQGLKQLGEEMGWNTFIPQFQYCTDNAAMIAIAGYYKYLKSDFVGQDVAPLARMPF